In Acidaminococcus timonensis, one DNA window encodes the following:
- a CDS encoding Asp23/Gls24 family envelope stress response protein, protein MNDDEELKQTQPEGEIPAPDDDMGAIKVADEVLSIVAGLAASEVPGVYGMSGGIREGLTDMLGKQNFSKGIKVYTEGHTVRVEVHVIITYGFNIPDVAIKLQEKVKEAVESMTGYEVTGVDIHVEGVKKKKEKSQIDRDNTDELVKKWEEEPEEPAKLAGILPEPENAPAGEGDREEALAEPQPAETTEEETSGGEK, encoded by the coding sequence ATGAACGACGATGAAGAACTGAAACAGACGCAGCCGGAAGGAGAAATCCCCGCCCCGGACGATGATATGGGCGCCATCAAGGTGGCTGACGAGGTACTGAGCATCGTGGCCGGCCTTGCTGCTTCCGAGGTGCCCGGTGTCTACGGCATGAGCGGTGGCATCCGGGAAGGGCTTACGGACATGCTGGGCAAGCAGAACTTTTCCAAGGGCATCAAGGTCTATACGGAAGGACACACGGTGCGTGTGGAGGTCCACGTGATCATCACCTACGGGTTCAACATCCCCGACGTGGCCATCAAGCTCCAGGAAAAGGTGAAGGAAGCGGTGGAATCCATGACGGGGTACGAAGTGACCGGCGTGGACATCCACGTGGAAGGGGTCAAGAAAAAGAAGGAAAAGAGCCAGATCGACCGGGACAACACCGATGAGCTGGTGAAAAAATGGGAAGAAGAGCCGGAGGAACCTGCAAAACTGGCCGGTATCCTGCCGGAACCAGAAAATGCCCCTGCAGGGGAAGGGGACCGGGAAGAGGCGCTGGCTGAGCCACAGCCGGCGGAAACCACTGAGGAAGAGACTTCGGGGGGAGAGAAATGA
- the amaP gene encoding alkaline shock response membrane anchor protein AmaP, whose protein sequence is MSIFDRIILTLYTIIMGVVAVLTIIVSVNAIPLNDLVAFATRVPGRWEYTVSGAVVLLVSCRLLFASWSRGGSNDLTFDNEREGKIHVSQRAMEDYISGFTNDVYGVFGSKTRVKLLKDNQLSVRINASIEPGINIPDTTDEVKRTVKKNIRNVVGVDVADVAVYFKHIKAKE, encoded by the coding sequence ATGAGCATTTTCGACCGGATCATTTTGACGCTGTATACCATCATCATGGGAGTGGTAGCGGTGCTGACCATCATTGTCAGCGTGAACGCCATCCCTCTCAACGACCTGGTGGCTTTTGCCACCCGGGTGCCGGGCCGCTGGGAATATACGGTTTCCGGCGCCGTGGTGCTGCTGGTAAGCTGCCGGCTGCTGTTTGCCAGCTGGAGCCGGGGCGGCAGCAATGACCTGACCTTCGATAACGAACGGGAAGGGAAGATCCATGTGAGCCAGAGAGCCATGGAAGACTATATCTCCGGCTTTACCAACGATGTCTACGGGGTCTTCGGTTCCAAGACCCGGGTGAAGCTGCTGAAGGATAACCAGCTCAGTGTGCGGATCAACGCCTCCATCGAGCCGGGGATCAACATCCCGGACACCACCGATGAGGTGAAACGGACGGTGAAAAAGAACATCAGGAACGTGGTCGGCGTGGACGTGGCTGATGTGGCCGTCTATTTCAAGCACATCAAAGCCAAGGAATAG
- a CDS encoding DUF2273 domain-containing protein codes for MWQEILRKLFMTSRWRIIGATVGLVVGILFLLLGFFRTVFLLLCIGIGFYIGYKMDAGEDLVDLLDNLLPPYHK; via the coding sequence ATGTGGCAGGAAATATTGCGTAAATTGTTTATGACCAGTCGGTGGCGCATCATTGGAGCGACCGTGGGCCTGGTGGTGGGGATCCTGTTCCTTCTTCTGGGTTTTTTCCGAACGGTGTTCCTGCTGCTGTGCATCGGCATCGGGTTCTATATCGGCTATAAAATGGATGCAGGGGAAGATCTGGTGGATCTGCTGGACAACCTGCTGCCTCCGTACCATAAATAA
- the nusB gene encoding transcription antitermination factor NusB translates to MSRREARTIALRSLFALDFNGDQSVEDTVQFMAAEDDIHDANENDLAYALTLVQGVRDHLADLDGELDTLNPDWKLERMNGIDRNLLRMADFEIYYNAEKVPAPVAINEAVELAKVYGGDESPAFVNGLLGSLVKKHAQ, encoded by the coding sequence ATGAGTAGAAGAGAAGCACGTACCATTGCCTTGAGAAGCCTGTTTGCCCTGGATTTCAACGGAGACCAGTCTGTGGAAGATACGGTGCAGTTCATGGCGGCGGAAGATGACATCCACGATGCCAACGAAAATGATCTGGCCTATGCCCTGACCCTGGTACAGGGGGTGCGGGACCATCTGGCCGACCTGGACGGAGAACTGGACACCCTGAATCCGGACTGGAAGCTGGAACGGATGAATGGCATCGACCGGAATCTGCTGCGCATGGCCGATTTTGAAATCTATTACAATGCGGAAAAGGTCCCTGCCCCTGTGGCCATCAACGAGGCGGTGGAACTGGCCAAAGTGTATGGGGGAGACGAATCTCCGGCCTTTGTGAACGGCCTGCTGGGGAGCCTGGTGAAGAAGCATGCCCAATAA
- a CDS encoding Kae1-like domain-containing protein — protein sequence MPNKEVVLGLDTSCYTTSVALMDLTGSLVADVRRLLTVKPGHRGLAQSEMVFQHTRNLPDLVEQLDLTGLTVRAIGVSAKPRPREDSYMPAFLTGLGLARSLGKVLGIPVHHFTHQHNHMYAGLWSVGKEAPDRFLLVHISGGTTDFLLCEKQADGHFTLSPQGTSIDLHAGQFIDRVGVALGLSFPCGPHLEKLAQQAAEPYPLKVWTQEAQLSLSGPCSQALRAVEKGADPASLALGVERAISRGLSRTLFYVCQQENLHQVLLAGGVSANGELRRQIGDYLQKRQIELWAPDPKYSVDGAVGNAWAAVLEERQAGV from the coding sequence ATGCCCAATAAAGAAGTGGTACTGGGGCTGGATACCAGCTGCTATACCACCTCTGTGGCCCTGATGGACCTGACCGGGTCTCTGGTGGCCGATGTGCGGCGCCTGCTGACGGTGAAACCCGGCCATCGGGGCCTGGCCCAGTCAGAAATGGTGTTCCAGCACACCCGGAATTTGCCGGACCTGGTGGAACAGCTGGATCTGACCGGGCTTACGGTGCGGGCCATCGGCGTCAGCGCCAAACCCCGGCCCCGGGAGGATTCCTATATGCCGGCCTTTCTGACGGGGCTGGGTCTGGCCCGGAGCCTGGGAAAAGTGCTGGGCATCCCGGTCCACCACTTCACCCACCAGCACAACCACATGTATGCGGGCCTGTGGTCCGTGGGCAAAGAGGCGCCCGACCGGTTCCTGCTGGTACACATTTCCGGCGGGACCACGGATTTCCTTTTGTGTGAAAAACAGGCGGACGGGCACTTTACCCTTTCGCCCCAGGGCACCAGCATCGACCTCCATGCCGGCCAGTTCATCGACCGGGTGGGGGTGGCCCTGGGTCTTTCCTTTCCCTGTGGTCCCCATCTGGAAAAACTGGCACAGCAGGCGGCAGAGCCCTATCCCCTGAAGGTCTGGACGCAGGAAGCCCAGCTCTCCTTATCGGGCCCCTGCAGTCAGGCGCTGCGGGCAGTGGAGAAGGGTGCGGATCCGGCCAGCCTGGCGCTGGGAGTGGAACGGGCCATCAGCCGGGGGCTTTCCCGGACTCTTTTTTATGTGTGCCAGCAGGAAAATCTCCACCAGGTGCTTCTGGCAGGAGGTGTCAGTGCCAACGGCGAGCTGCGGCGCCAGATCGGGGACTATCTGCAGAAACGGCAGATCGAACTGTGGGCCCCGGACCCGAAGTACAGCGTGGACGGTGCCGTGGGCAATGCCTGGGCGGCCGTGCTGGAAGAAAGGCAGGCGGGGGTATGA
- the xseA gene encoding exodeoxyribonuclease VII large subunit, producing MTTIAGKVYTVSEVNRILKGLIRQEPEFSNLQIQGEVSNFRQYPSGHCYFALKDGKTLLKCVMFAGSARWLKQLPKNGDQVLGLGRIDLYERDGAIQFYVDMLMPLGAGNLMVAYEQLKQKLSAEGLFDESRKKPIPAYPKTVGIVTSPAGAAVRDIINVSGRRDPSVKLLLYPVKVQGTEAPPEIIHGIQFFNRHKLADVLIVGRGGGSMEDLWAFNDEGVVRAIAASDIPVISAVGHEIDFTLSDFAADLRAPTPSAAAELAVPERSGDRELLSKLVRRLERAMDVKLSSSETALERLTEEWVLTHPERLWESASQALDTLDRRLELAARDKLTKKDQKLQLLATKLTALDPYAVLRRGYTITENHRGQVVRNAAQLQPGDTLVTRFTEGTAVSTVAAVKEG from the coding sequence ATGACCACCATTGCAGGAAAAGTCTATACGGTATCGGAAGTGAACCGGATCCTGAAGGGACTGATCCGGCAGGAGCCGGAATTCAGCAACCTGCAGATCCAGGGCGAAGTATCCAACTTTCGCCAGTATCCTTCCGGCCATTGTTATTTTGCGCTGAAGGATGGCAAGACGCTGCTGAAATGCGTCATGTTCGCCGGCAGTGCCCGGTGGCTGAAGCAGCTGCCGAAAAACGGGGACCAGGTGCTGGGCCTGGGCCGCATTGACCTGTACGAGCGGGACGGTGCCATCCAGTTCTATGTGGATATGCTGATGCCCCTGGGAGCCGGCAACCTGATGGTGGCCTACGAGCAGCTGAAGCAGAAACTCAGTGCGGAAGGGCTGTTCGATGAAAGCCGCAAGAAGCCGATCCCGGCCTATCCCAAAACGGTGGGCATCGTGACCAGTCCGGCCGGGGCGGCTGTGCGGGACATCATCAACGTGTCCGGCCGCCGGGATCCCTCGGTGAAGCTGCTGCTGTACCCGGTGAAGGTGCAGGGCACGGAGGCGCCCCCGGAGATCATCCACGGTATCCAGTTCTTTAACCGCCACAAGCTGGCCGACGTGCTGATTGTGGGCCGGGGCGGCGGTTCCATGGAAGACCTGTGGGCCTTCAACGACGAGGGTGTGGTGCGGGCCATTGCCGCCTCGGACATCCCGGTGATCTCGGCCGTGGGCCACGAAATCGACTTTACCCTCAGTGACTTTGCCGCCGATCTGCGGGCACCCACCCCTTCAGCAGCTGCGGAACTGGCCGTGCCGGAACGCAGCGGCGACCGGGAGCTCCTCTCCAAGCTGGTGCGCCGGCTGGAGCGGGCCATGGACGTGAAATTGTCCAGCAGCGAGACGGCCCTGGAGCGACTTACAGAGGAATGGGTGCTGACCCATCCGGAGCGGCTGTGGGAATCGGCCAGCCAGGCCCTGGATACCCTGGACCGGCGGCTGGAACTGGCCGCCCGTGACAAGCTGACGAAGAAGGATCAGAAACTGCAGCTCCTTGCCACGAAGCTTACGGCCCTGGACCCCTACGCAGTGCTGCGACGGGGCTATACCATAACAGAAAACCACCGGGGACAGGTGGTGCGCAATGCCGCCCAGCTGCAGCCCGGCGATACCCTGGTGACCCGGTTCACCGAGGGGACGGCTGTCTCCACGGTGGCTGCGGTGAAGGAAGGATAA
- the xseB gene encoding exodeoxyribonuclease VII small subunit, which yields MPRKKAETVSFEDGLKRLETIVEQLESGDLPLDQTVALYKEGMELSKNCAAQLKKVQQDVKKIVETSQDEFKLALFPKENEQ from the coding sequence ATGCCCAGAAAGAAAGCAGAAACGGTTTCCTTTGAAGATGGCCTGAAACGGCTGGAAACCATTGTGGAACAACTGGAAAGCGGGGACCTGCCCCTGGACCAGACGGTGGCCCTCTACAAGGAAGGCATGGAGCTGAGCAAAAACTGTGCCGCCCAGCTGAAGAAGGTCCAGCAGGATGTAAAAAAAATCGTAGAGACCAGCCAGGATGAATTTAAGCTGGCGCTCTTCCCGAAGGAGAACGAACAATGA
- a CDS encoding polyprenyl synthetase family protein: protein MNLELRSYLRNRGALVNGYLRVRLGVGSISPVDEAMMYSVAAGGKRLRPILLMAAADAVGANGTDFVSVAAGLEMIHTYSLIHDDLPSMDNDDYRRGRLTNHKVFGDAMALLAGDGLLTQAFEVMLEQRGVDPKVLLQVVQLVAKCAGPTGMVGGQALDITSEDKPLTLEQMKQLHEAKTGAMFVAAVRGGAMLGGADADTLRIMTKFAGLFGLAFQITDDILDVEGDAKVMGKPAHSDEKLHKSTYVSLFGLEKAKEMAADTLKQAEETLAPLGEKAQPLVEITRYLYNRKK, encoded by the coding sequence ATGAACTTGGAACTGAGAAGCTATTTGCGGAACCGCGGGGCTCTGGTCAACGGATATTTGCGGGTGCGCCTGGGCGTGGGCAGCATTTCCCCGGTGGATGAAGCCATGATGTACTCTGTGGCAGCAGGGGGCAAACGGCTGCGGCCGATCCTGCTCATGGCGGCGGCCGATGCGGTGGGCGCCAACGGCACGGATTTCGTTTCCGTGGCGGCCGGCCTGGAAATGATCCACACCTATTCCCTGATCCACGATGACCTGCCTTCCATGGACAACGACGATTACCGCCGGGGCCGTCTGACCAATCACAAGGTATTCGGCGATGCCATGGCGCTTCTGGCTGGGGATGGCCTTTTGACCCAGGCCTTTGAAGTGATGCTGGAACAGCGGGGTGTGGACCCGAAAGTACTGCTGCAGGTGGTGCAGCTGGTTGCCAAATGCGCCGGCCCCACCGGTATGGTGGGCGGCCAGGCCCTGGACATCACCAGCGAGGACAAACCTCTGACCCTGGAACAGATGAAGCAGCTCCACGAAGCGAAGACCGGTGCCATGTTTGTAGCAGCCGTCCGGGGCGGAGCCATGCTGGGCGGTGCCGATGCCGATACCCTGCGGATCATGACGAAATTCGCGGGTCTCTTCGGCCTGGCCTTCCAGATCACCGACGACATCCTGGATGTGGAAGGGGATGCCAAGGTCATGGGCAAACCGGCCCACAGCGACGAAAAGCTTCACAAATCCACCTATGTTTCCCTGTTCGGGCTGGAAAAAGCCAAAGAAATGGCGGCCGATACCCTGAAACAGGCCGAGGAAACCCTGGCCCCTCTGGGTGAGAAGGCCCAGCCTCTGGTAGAGATCACACGCTATCTGTACAACCGGAAAAAATAA
- the dxs gene encoding 1-deoxy-D-xylulose-5-phosphate synthase, with translation MRILPTIHAPSDLKKIPNGELPELCQEIRDEILEVTSRNGGHLAPNLGVVELTVALHKVFSMPRDKIVWDVGHQSYVHKLLTGRLEQFPTLRQYGGLCGFPKRSESPYDCFGTGHSSTSISAALGIACARDLAGEDYNVIAVIGDGALTGGEAMEGLNNAGDLHKKLIVVLNDNEMSISKNVGALSSYLTELRTDPKYSRVKSDVETFLKGLPSIGTSVARTVERLKNSFKYFFVPGMLFEDFGFKYLGPVDGHDLPALIETFEKAKTLNEPVFIHVLTTKGKGYRPAEQRPNAFHGTGPFDIPTGRKLTRPDAPPSYTKVFSDALVDLAEKDRKVVAITAAMPEGTGLDVFGKFYPDRFFDVGIAEQHAVTMGAGLAANGYHPVVALYSTFAQRAFDQLLHDVCMQELPFTLCLDRAGLVGDDGMTHHGVYDLSYLRLMPKLVMMVPRDENELRHMLKTSLEYPGPSSLRYPRGSGLGVPLDKEIHALPIGKSERLQRGTDVDLWAVGTMVDTARKAARLLERQGISAGVVDARFVKPLDEEALVAAGQKVKCIVTLEENALIGGFGEGVLEALNRHGALRHCRVLNLGIPDRFVLHGKRERLLEDLKLDPEGVAETVKKELDQ, from the coding sequence ATGAGAATCTTACCAACCATACACGCACCGTCGGATCTGAAAAAGATACCCAATGGGGAACTGCCGGAACTGTGCCAGGAGATCCGGGACGAGATCCTGGAGGTTACCAGCAGAAACGGGGGCCATCTGGCACCCAACCTGGGAGTGGTGGAGCTTACCGTAGCCCTCCATAAGGTATTCTCCATGCCCCGGGACAAGATCGTGTGGGATGTGGGGCATCAGTCCTACGTCCACAAGCTGCTCACCGGGCGTCTGGAACAGTTTCCTACCCTGCGGCAGTACGGGGGCCTGTGCGGGTTCCCCAAACGGAGTGAAAGCCCCTACGACTGCTTCGGCACCGGGCACTCCAGCACCTCCATTTCGGCGGCCCTGGGCATTGCCTGTGCCCGGGACCTGGCCGGGGAGGACTACAATGTAATCGCCGTAATCGGGGATGGGGCTCTGACCGGCGGGGAGGCCATGGAAGGCCTGAACAACGCCGGGGACCTGCACAAGAAGCTGATCGTGGTCCTGAATGACAACGAAATGTCCATTTCCAAAAACGTAGGAGCCCTGTCCAGCTATCTGACGGAGCTGCGCACCGATCCCAAGTATTCCCGGGTGAAATCCGATGTGGAGACTTTCCTGAAAGGACTTCCTTCCATCGGGACCAGCGTGGCCCGTACGGTGGAACGGCTGAAGAACAGCTTTAAGTATTTCTTTGTGCCGGGCATGCTGTTCGAGGATTTCGGATTCAAATACCTGGGGCCTGTGGACGGTCATGATCTGCCCGCCCTGATCGAGACCTTCGAAAAGGCAAAGACCCTGAACGAGCCAGTGTTCATCCACGTGCTCACCACCAAGGGCAAGGGCTACAGGCCGGCAGAACAGCGGCCCAACGCCTTCCACGGTACGGGGCCCTTTGACATCCCAACCGGAAGGAAGCTGACCAGGCCGGATGCCCCGCCCAGCTACACCAAAGTGTTCAGCGACGCCCTGGTGGACCTGGCGGAGAAGGACCGGAAGGTAGTGGCCATTACGGCAGCCATGCCGGAAGGTACCGGGCTGGATGTGTTCGGTAAATTCTACCCGGACCGGTTCTTCGATGTGGGCATTGCCGAACAGCATGCGGTGACCATGGGCGCCGGGCTGGCGGCCAATGGCTACCATCCGGTGGTGGCCCTGTATTCCACCTTCGCCCAGCGGGCCTTCGACCAGCTGCTCCACGATGTGTGCATGCAGGAACTGCCTTTTACCCTGTGCCTGGACCGGGCGGGGCTGGTGGGAGACGACGGTATGACCCATCACGGGGTATACGATCTGTCGTACCTGCGGCTGATGCCCAAACTGGTGATGATGGTCCCCAGGGACGAGAACGAGCTGCGGCACATGCTGAAGACCTCTTTGGAATATCCGGGGCCCAGCAGTCTGCGGTACCCCAGAGGGTCCGGCCTGGGCGTGCCTCTGGACAAGGAGATCCATGCCCTGCCCATCGGAAAGAGCGAACGGCTGCAACGTGGTACGGATGTGGACCTGTGGGCGGTGGGCACCATGGTGGATACGGCCCGGAAGGCGGCCCGGCTGCTGGAACGGCAGGGAATCTCCGCCGGAGTGGTGGACGCCCGGTTCGTGAAACCTCTGGATGAAGAAGCCCTGGTGGCTGCCGGCCAAAAGGTGAAATGCATTGTGACCCTGGAGGAAAACGCTCTGATCGGAGGCTTTGGGGAAGGGGTGCTGGAAGCCCTGAACCGTCATGGAGCCCTGCGGCACTGCCGGGTGCTGAACCTGGGCATCCCGGACAGATTCGTGCTCCACGGCAAGCGGGAACGGCTGCTGGAGGATTTGAAGCTGGATCCGGAAGGCGTGGCAGAAACGGTCAAAAAGGAATTGGATCAATGA
- a CDS encoding TlyA family RNA methyltransferase codes for MKKERLDVFLTEQGLFESRSKAQAVIMAGEVLVNDQKIDKPGTMVKPDAKITLLGKKMPFVSRGGYKLDKSLKVFPISLEGKVVADLGASTGGFTDCALQHGAVKVYAVDVGYGQLAWKLRQDPRVVNMERTNVRFLEADSLGELVDAITIDVAFISLDKVLPSAYKILKPDGFVIALIKPQFEAGREKVGKKGVVRDPAVHLEVIENVVNMARELGFVPLGLDFSPIRGPEGNIEYLFYMGKQGEDAITPETIQAVVRASHETLEK; via the coding sequence ATGAAAAAAGAACGTTTGGATGTATTTTTAACAGAACAGGGATTATTTGAATCCCGCAGCAAGGCCCAGGCCGTGATCATGGCAGGAGAGGTGCTGGTGAATGACCAGAAGATCGACAAACCCGGCACTATGGTGAAACCGGATGCCAAAATCACCCTGCTGGGCAAGAAAATGCCCTTTGTGAGCCGGGGTGGCTATAAGCTGGATAAATCCCTGAAGGTGTTCCCCATCAGCCTGGAAGGCAAGGTGGTGGCCGACCTGGGAGCCTCCACCGGCGGCTTCACCGACTGTGCCCTGCAGCACGGAGCTGTGAAGGTATATGCCGTGGACGTGGGCTACGGCCAGCTGGCCTGGAAACTGCGCCAGGATCCCCGGGTGGTGAACATGGAACGGACCAACGTCCGCTTTCTGGAAGCCGATTCCCTGGGGGAGCTGGTGGATGCCATCACCATCGACGTGGCGTTCATCTCTCTGGACAAGGTGCTGCCCAGCGCCTATAAGATCCTGAAGCCGGACGGCTTTGTCATTGCCCTGATCAAGCCCCAGTTCGAGGCGGGACGGGAAAAAGTGGGCAAGAAGGGCGTGGTCCGGGATCCGGCCGTGCATCTGGAAGTCATCGAAAACGTGGTGAATATGGCCCGGGAGCTGGGCTTTGTGCCCCTGGGACTGGACTTTTCACCCATCCGGGGACCGGAAGGCAATATCGAATATCTGTTCTATATGGGGAAACAGGGGGAGGATGCCATCACGCCGGAAACCATCCAGGCAGTGGTCAGAGCCTCCCACGAGACCCTGGAGAAATAA
- a CDS encoding NAD(+)/NADH kinase, whose product MEKRLRIGIFPNLPKEKVRAILPKVVEFCRQQEIPIAFPREIAGTYGVMGYDQEDPASLSQLSLALTLGGDGTILRAARYVTPLNIPLLGVNMGKLGFLTEVGAPDLYMALLKMKQGDYTLEKRNMLQLTVWRGEKMTCKAHALNDMVLESADRSRLTRLSLKIAGEPTANAPSDGLIISTATGSTAYSLSAGGPVVHPSLKVSLITPICPHALHARPLVIPMEHPIEITPRPPYETILISADGMTVSHLDWDQRALIEKSPSDAHFVRITPLSYYATWQERMLKNEGQTIL is encoded by the coding sequence ATGGAAAAGCGGCTGCGGATCGGGATCTTTCCCAATCTGCCCAAGGAAAAGGTACGGGCCATCCTGCCCAAAGTGGTGGAATTCTGCCGACAGCAGGAAATTCCCATTGCCTTTCCCCGGGAGATTGCAGGGACCTACGGGGTCATGGGCTATGACCAGGAGGATCCGGCCAGTCTCAGCCAGCTTTCCCTGGCCCTGACCCTGGGCGGCGACGGTACCATCCTGCGGGCTGCCCGGTATGTGACTCCTCTGAACATCCCCCTTTTGGGGGTGAACATGGGCAAGCTGGGCTTTCTGACCGAAGTGGGGGCCCCGGACCTGTACATGGCCCTGCTGAAAATGAAGCAGGGAGACTACACCCTGGAAAAACGGAACATGCTCCAGCTCACGGTATGGCGAGGCGAAAAGATGACCTGCAAGGCCCACGCTCTGAACGATATGGTGCTGGAAAGCGCCGACCGCTCCCGGCTGACCCGGCTGAGCCTGAAAATCGCCGGCGAACCCACGGCCAACGCCCCCAGTGACGGGCTGATCATCTCCACGGCCACAGGTTCCACGGCCTATTCCCTGTCCGCCGGCGGGCCGGTGGTCCATCCCAGCCTGAAGGTAAGCCTGATCACCCCCATCTGTCCCCACGCACTCCATGCGCGCCCTCTGGTGATTCCCATGGAGCATCCCATTGAAATCACGCCCCGGCCGCCCTACGAGACCATCCTGATTTCTGCGGACGGGATGACCGTAAGCCATCTGGACTGGGACCAGCGGGCTCTCATCGAAAAAAGTCCCAGTGACGCCCATTTCGTCCGCATCACCCCTCTTTCCTATTACGCCACCTGGCAGGAACGGATGCTGAAAAACGAGGGGCAGACCATTTTATAG
- the argR gene encoding arginine repressor, translating into MKLSRQEAIKNIIKNQAIETQSDLAEALKKAGFNVTQATVSRDIKEMMLIKIPGEDGRYKYSFPSENSKILTAERLEDTLRSYTLTISSAENLIVLHTLPGTAQAVAYALDHLNWKELLGTVGGDDTVLLIVDSKENVDVVKRRLVARKAR; encoded by the coding sequence ATGAAATTATCCAGACAGGAAGCCATCAAGAACATCATCAAGAACCAGGCCATCGAGACCCAGAGCGATCTGGCGGAAGCGCTGAAGAAGGCCGGTTTCAACGTGACCCAGGCCACCGTATCCCGGGACATCAAGGAAATGATGCTGATCAAGATCCCCGGAGAAGATGGCCGGTACAAATATTCCTTCCCCTCGGAAAACAGCAAGATCCTGACGGCAGAACGGCTGGAAGACACCCTGCGGAGCTACACCCTGACCATCAGCTCTGCCGAGAACCTGATTGTGCTCCACACCCTGCCCGGTACGGCCCAGGCCGTGGCCTATGCCCTGGACCACCTGAACTGGAAGGAACTGCTGGGCACCGTCGGGGGCGACGACACGGTGCTGCTCATCGTGGACAGCAAGGAAAACGTGGATGTGGTCAAACGCCGTCTGGTCGCCAGGAAGGCCCGGTAA